A window of the Lactuca sativa cultivar Salinas chromosome 5, Lsat_Salinas_v11, whole genome shotgun sequence genome harbors these coding sequences:
- the LOC111893960 gene encoding uncharacterized protein LOC111893960 codes for MATTIKIVVRAANNVETQLREKGIERVEVGEKRKFEGSSISNKKNRFPKSESNNKRYGDINEEKWCDKCRRKHIGKFSKQVTCFKFQKTGHYANECVAKREVCFKYGENGHFKQDCPKREGATKPSMS; via the coding sequence ATGGCAACTACTATTAAGATAGTCGTTAGAGCAGCCAATAATGTGGAGACCCAACTTAGGGAGAAGGGTATAGAAAGAGTTGAGGTAGGGGAaaaaaggaagtttgaggggtcttcaaTATCCAACAAAAAAAATAGGTTCCCAAAGTCTGAAtctaacaacaagaggtatgggGATATCAATGAAgaaaagtggtgtgacaagtgcagaaGGAAACACATTGGAAAATTCTCTAAACAGGTTACCTGCTTCAAATTCCAGAAGACTGGACACTATGCCAACGAATGTGTAGCCAAGAGAGAAGTATGCTTTAAGTATGGTGAAAatggacacttcaagcaagactgcccaaagagaGAAGGAGCTACAAAGCCAAGCATGTCATAG